One genomic region from Balneola sp. encodes:
- a CDS encoding antibiotic ABC transporter ATP-binding protein: MSKKQNSEAVDSTLIRRLYFFLKPYRWYVLLAIALTLSASYLGTIRPKLTQIAVDEYIATDDFEGLWWIITLLGGALLGEFILLVFNTYITRWFGQNSLYSLRNTVFKKIQTLNVQFFDKNPIGRLITRTTSDIEALSELLSDGVVTIIGDLFRIIFILYFMFSMNWELTLVTLTVLPILFYATFWFKAKVRVTFLEVRDKISQLNSFVQEHINGMDVVQLFNREEKQREKFEKINAGHRDAYIETIFYFAIFWPIVEVTASLAMALIVWYGGARALMDGVTFGVLLAFIQYARQFFRPIQGLSEKFNTLQSALASSERIFNVLDTETDVEETKSPKTIENPQGKIEFRNVWFKYNDEESWVLKDVSFTAEPGDDIAIVGATGAGKTTIINLLMRFYDIQKGTIFLDGTDIRDLTLSDLRSHFGLVLQDNALFSGSIFENITLGHPEITREQVREAAHKVEAHRFIEKLPDAYDYVLQERGASLSMGQRQLICFVRALVYDPEILILDEATSSVDSETEALVTESSKLMMEGRTSVVVAHRLSTIQHADRILVMHKGEIRESGSHQELISQDVGIYKKLYELQYKDQLVAE; the protein is encoded by the coding sequence GTGAGTAAAAAACAAAACTCAGAAGCCGTCGATAGCACTCTCATTCGGCGGCTTTATTTTTTCCTAAAACCCTACCGATGGTATGTATTATTAGCCATCGCTCTAACGCTTTCTGCGTCATACCTGGGGACTATCCGCCCTAAACTGACTCAAATTGCAGTTGATGAGTACATTGCCACGGATGATTTTGAAGGGCTCTGGTGGATTATTACGCTACTCGGAGGGGCTTTGCTCGGGGAATTTATACTATTGGTTTTCAATACCTATATCACCCGCTGGTTTGGTCAAAATTCTTTGTATTCACTCAGGAATACCGTATTCAAAAAGATTCAAACCCTGAATGTTCAGTTCTTTGATAAGAACCCAATTGGTCGCCTAATCACCCGTACAACCAGTGATATTGAAGCACTCAGTGAGCTTCTATCAGATGGGGTGGTAACCATTATTGGAGATTTATTTAGGATCATATTTATCCTGTATTTCATGTTTAGCATGAATTGGGAGTTAACGCTGGTTACGCTGACGGTTCTGCCAATTCTGTTTTACGCTACTTTTTGGTTCAAAGCTAAAGTCAGGGTTACTTTTCTTGAAGTCAGAGACAAAATCTCCCAGCTCAATTCATTCGTTCAGGAGCATATTAATGGGATGGATGTAGTTCAGCTGTTTAACAGGGAAGAAAAGCAGCGAGAGAAATTCGAGAAAATTAATGCCGGTCACCGCGATGCGTATATCGAAACCATTTTCTACTTCGCCATTTTTTGGCCGATTGTTGAAGTAACGGCTAGTTTGGCTATGGCTCTTATTGTTTGGTATGGTGGAGCCAGGGCGCTCATGGATGGGGTCACTTTTGGTGTATTACTGGCTTTTATTCAATACGCACGCCAGTTTTTCCGTCCAATCCAAGGGCTCTCCGAAAAGTTCAATACGCTCCAGTCGGCATTGGCATCTTCAGAACGAATATTTAATGTGTTAGATACAGAAACTGATGTTGAGGAGACTAAATCACCTAAGACAATTGAAAACCCGCAGGGTAAAATTGAGTTCAGGAATGTCTGGTTTAAATATAATGATGAAGAAAGCTGGGTATTAAAAGATGTTTCCTTTACAGCTGAACCCGGAGATGATATTGCCATTGTAGGAGCTACCGGTGCTGGTAAAACTACCATCATTAACTTGTTGATGAGATTCTACGATATCCAAAAAGGAACCATATTTTTAGATGGCACAGATATCAGAGACCTAACGCTGAGTGACCTACGTTCACACTTCGGTCTTGTGCTTCAGGATAATGCACTATTCTCCGGTTCTATATTTGAAAACATTACTCTTGGTCACCCTGAAATAACCCGTGAACAAGTAAGAGAGGCAGCGCATAAAGTTGAAGCTCACCGTTTCATCGAAAAATTGCCAGACGCTTACGATTACGTTCTTCAGGAGCGAGGAGCGTCACTTTCTATGGGCCAACGCCAACTAATTTGTTTTGTGAGAGCTTTAGTCTATGACCCTGAAATTTTGATCTTAGATGAAGCAACCTCAAGTGTTGATTCCGAGACTGAGGCATTGGTAACAGAATCGAGTAAACTCATGATGGAAGGAAGAACATCCGTTGTAGTTGCACACCGGCTTTCAACCATTCAGCATGCAGATCGAATTTTGGTAATGCATAAAGGAGAAATAAGGGAGTCAGGAAGTCATCAGGAACTTATATCTCAGGACGTTGGAATTTACAAGAAGCTCTATGAGCTACAGTATAAAGATCAACTGGTAGCCGAATAG
- a CDS encoding ATPase, whose translation MKEFIRIASGQGFWGDLPNAPVNQAKKGPIDYLVMDYLAEVTMSIMQKQRMRNPEWGYARDFVNVVEQVLPEIKNDGIKVISNAGGVNPLACKDEILKIAKEKGYTGLKVAVVDGDDILSNIDELIADGHTLKNMDDDRPISEVKEDLLSANVYFGCQPIVKALKEGADVIITGRVTDTGLTLAPMIHEFGWEANDFDKMAIGTIAGHIIECGAQVSGGNFTDWEKVEDFTDIGFPIIEAYPSGDFFVTKHENTGGLVSEMTVKEQLLYEIGNPAEYITPDVIADFTSVKVEETGKNRVKITGIKGHPDTPTYKVSASYNDGYKLSSTLVYCWPDALKKAIKGAEILEKRAEALGLSFTEFNKEYIGFNGNSEEPITKEALDTEYDEIQMRVSVSGQSKNDLNRFGMEIAPLILTGPSGVTGFAGGRPKASDVVAYWPALLDKKAVTPRVTVFEIE comes from the coding sequence ATGAAAGAATTTATTCGTATTGCATCGGGACAAGGTTTTTGGGGTGATCTTCCCAACGCCCCCGTCAATCAAGCTAAAAAAGGACCTATTGATTATTTAGTAATGGATTACCTGGCTGAGGTAACCATGTCCATCATGCAAAAACAGCGCATGCGAAACCCTGAGTGGGGGTATGCAAGAGATTTTGTAAACGTGGTTGAACAGGTTTTACCTGAAATTAAGAATGACGGTATTAAAGTTATTAGCAATGCCGGCGGGGTAAATCCTTTAGCTTGTAAAGATGAAATTCTTAAAATCGCCAAAGAGAAAGGCTATACAGGTTTAAAAGTTGCAGTAGTTGACGGTGATGATATCCTCAGTAATATTGATGAACTAATTGCTGATGGGCACACTTTGAAGAACATGGATGATGACCGTCCAATTTCAGAAGTGAAAGAAGACTTGCTCAGTGCTAACGTCTACTTTGGATGTCAGCCCATTGTAAAGGCTCTTAAGGAAGGAGCTGATGTAATTATTACGGGAAGGGTAACAGATACGGGTCTCACTCTTGCTCCAATGATTCACGAATTTGGATGGGAAGCCAATGATTTTGACAAGATGGCAATTGGAACTATTGCAGGACATATCATAGAATGTGGAGCTCAGGTATCAGGTGGTAATTTCACAGATTGGGAAAAAGTAGAAGACTTCACCGATATCGGGTTTCCAATAATTGAAGCGTACCCGAGCGGAGACTTTTTTGTAACCAAGCACGAGAACACCGGCGGACTTGTTAGCGAGATGACCGTAAAGGAACAGCTTTTGTATGAAATCGGGAATCCGGCCGAATACATCACACCCGATGTGATTGCTGATTTCACTTCTGTTAAGGTAGAAGAGACTGGGAAGAATCGCGTTAAGATAACCGGCATCAAAGGGCATCCCGATACTCCGACCTATAAAGTATCAGCAAGCTACAATGATGGCTATAAGCTATCCTCCACGTTAGTTTACTGTTGGCCTGACGCTCTAAAGAAAGCAATTAAAGGCGCCGAAATACTTGAGAAAAGGGCAGAGGCACTCGGCTTATCATTTACAGAATTCAATAAAGAGTATATTGGCTTTAATGGAAATAGCGAAGAACCGATAACTAAAGAAGCTCTTGATACAGAGTATGATGAAATTCAGATGAGGGTATCGGTTTCTGGGCAAAGCAAAAATGATTTAAATCGCTTTGGGATGGAGATTGCACCTCTTATCTTAACTGGCCCGAGTGGTGTCACCGGTTTTGCCGGAGGGCGGCCAAAAGCCAGCGATGTTGTAGCATATTGGCCGGCACTTTTGGATAAGAAAGCCGTTACGCCAAGAGTTACAGTTTTTGAAATTGAATAA
- a CDS encoding sugar-binding protein, whose protein sequence is MVLSLKQRRCYFLNKIKMTRLTLTMLSIALICGACSSQTSNNKIEDGPERERPDTDYVAYKTTSITIDGVADEKAWDEAEWNDIDQRWLGEPYSEDDFSGRFKISWDDDFLYLMAEITDDALVEMYEGTDQYWNDDILEVFVDEDLSGGDHQYNYNAFAYHIDTNYDVFDLGTDRNPHYFNDHVEVKYGAVGTTYTWEVAIKVYDDTFVRDQENTPVKLSSGKQMGFAVAYCDNDNSQIRENFIGSEVIEGEDKNRGWIDAGIFGSLQLVE, encoded by the coding sequence ATGGTGTTATCACTCAAACAAAGAAGATGTTACTTCTTAAATAAGATTAAAATGACCCGACTTACTCTTACTATGCTGTCTATCGCACTCATTTGTGGAGCGTGTAGCAGCCAAACCAGTAACAATAAAATTGAAGATGGACCTGAGCGCGAACGACCTGATACGGATTATGTAGCTTACAAAACCACATCAATTACTATTGACGGTGTTGCAGATGAAAAAGCCTGGGACGAAGCAGAATGGAATGACATTGATCAGCGCTGGCTGGGCGAACCCTATTCCGAGGATGACTTCTCAGGTCGCTTCAAAATTAGCTGGGATGATGATTTTTTGTATCTGATGGCTGAAATTACCGATGATGCCCTTGTTGAAATGTATGAAGGCACCGATCAATATTGGAACGATGATATTTTGGAAGTTTTCGTAGATGAGGACTTATCAGGTGGTGATCACCAGTATAACTATAATGCCTTTGCTTACCATATAGACACTAATTATGATGTGTTCGACCTCGGCACCGACCGAAACCCGCATTATTTCAACGACCATGTAGAGGTAAAATATGGCGCCGTAGGTACAACCTACACGTGGGAAGTTGCCATCAAAGTATATGATGATACTTTTGTGAGAGATCAGGAAAACACACCGGTTAAACTATCTAGTGGCAAACAAATGGGATTTGCAGTTGCTTACTGCGATAATGATAACAGCCAAATTCGTGAGAACTTCATTGGTTCTGAAGTGATTGAAGGTGAAGACAAAAATCGTGGCTGGATAGATGCGGGAATTTTCGGCTCTTTACAACTCGTCGAATAA
- a CDS encoding peptide chain release factor 2 produces the protein MNSMSVWTRSGGTFDYEKRKVRIIELTEQTQNPEFWNDPDKAQSIMKELNHEKSLVEGWDNLNDLRDSINVYLEFQEMGEDVESDIQTEYTKLEKALDEMELRNMLSGPDDHRDAIVTFNPGAGGTESQDWGEMLYRMHTRWAEKAGFKISVIDYQDGDVAGLKSATIEVQGDNAYGFLKAESGVHRLVRVSPFDSNARRHTSFCSVFVAPLIDDTIEVNINESEVELQRFHSSGAGGQNVNKVETGVRLIWEGELSDGSTQKVVAECQQERSQLQNREKAMVLLKSRIYELEKEIQEAEKAKLEGSKSKNEWGSQIRSYVFDDQRVKDHRTNYETSDVGGVMDGDLDEFIKAYLLQDAEV, from the coding sequence ATGAACTCTATGAGCGTGTGGACGCGCTCAGGGGGTACCTTTGACTACGAAAAACGAAAAGTCCGAATAATAGAACTTACCGAACAGACTCAGAATCCGGAATTTTGGAATGACCCTGATAAAGCTCAGTCAATTATGAAAGAGCTTAATCATGAGAAGAGCCTTGTTGAAGGTTGGGATAACCTGAATGACCTTCGCGATAGCATCAACGTTTACCTCGAGTTTCAGGAGATGGGCGAAGATGTTGAAAGCGACATCCAAACTGAGTATACAAAACTCGAGAAAGCGCTGGATGAAATGGAGCTCCGCAATATGCTTAGTGGTCCGGATGACCACCGCGATGCTATTGTAACCTTTAATCCGGGAGCCGGAGGAACAGAAAGTCAGGATTGGGGAGAAATGCTCTATCGCATGCACACCCGCTGGGCTGAGAAAGCCGGTTTTAAAATATCTGTAATTGATTATCAGGATGGAGATGTTGCCGGACTCAAAAGTGCTACTATCGAAGTTCAGGGTGATAATGCATATGGCTTTTTGAAAGCAGAAAGCGGGGTTCACCGTCTTGTGCGTGTTTCGCCATTTGATAGCAATGCCCGACGTCATACCTCATTTTGTTCAGTTTTTGTAGCTCCTTTAATTGATGATACGATTGAAGTAAATATCAACGAGAGTGAAGTTGAGCTTCAACGTTTTCACTCCAGTGGAGCCGGTGGACAGAACGTAAACAAAGTTGAAACTGGAGTTCGGTTGATTTGGGAAGGAGAGCTTTCTGATGGCTCTACACAAAAGGTTGTTGCTGAATGTCAGCAGGAGCGTTCTCAACTTCAGAATCGCGAAAAGGCCATGGTATTGCTTAAGTCGCGCATATACGAGCTGGAGAAGGAAATTCAGGAAGCAGAAAAAGCTAAGCTTGAAGGCTCAAAAAGCAAAAACGAATGGGGTTCTCAAATCCGGAGCTACGTATTTGACGACCAGCGCGTTAAAGATCACCGTACCAACTATGAAACCAGCGATGTGGGTGGAGTGATGGACGGTGATCTGGATGAATTCATTAAAGCTTATCTCTTACAGGATGCCGAAGTATAG
- a CDS encoding ribonuclease Z has protein sequence MIVVPLGVASATPTAVRHLPSVALWREGSVFLFDCGENSQMRMLQAGIKRSKIEAIFISHFDVDHFSGLLGLLATLQLQRRDKPLAIIGPKGIKEYVEWNLKFSKIDPVYEINFHEIEEDIEEERVFDAEEYYVEARPLNHTKFCVGFRFQEKDRPGKVDADKAKKMGVSKDEQYKELKDGNDVTLEDGTVVKSQDIVGHPRPGDSFAYVTDTEYAPNAVKLAMNTNILYHEATFGKDLDDKASETGHSSTADAARVATEAQTKLLVIGHFSARYTNAHDLLKEAREGFYPAWLANELRPIFTDPTHERGIITPKVEITELDNKSGGGKSNYKGRKNHKSGGKKNFRSRKGGSSSRSRSSSRDSRSGSSRDSRGSSGSSRSGSNSGKSGNYKRKTYGSSTYSSNIKSKKDDSDSSSSSPRKITPRSSYDDFDRF, from the coding sequence ATGATTGTAGTACCTTTAGGAGTAGCATCGGCAACCCCAACAGCCGTAAGGCATTTACCCTCAGTAGCGCTATGGAGAGAAGGCAGTGTATTCCTCTTCGATTGTGGTGAAAACTCACAAATGCGCATGTTGCAAGCCGGTATCAAAAGATCAAAAATTGAAGCAATTTTTATTTCACATTTTGATGTTGATCACTTTTCAGGATTATTGGGCCTGCTAGCCACGCTTCAATTACAAAGAAGAGATAAGCCACTTGCAATTATAGGTCCGAAAGGCATCAAAGAATATGTTGAATGGAATCTAAAGTTCTCTAAGATAGATCCTGTTTACGAGATCAATTTCCATGAAATTGAAGAAGATATTGAAGAAGAACGGGTCTTTGATGCAGAAGAATATTACGTGGAAGCACGTCCATTAAATCACACTAAGTTTTGTGTTGGATTTCGCTTTCAGGAGAAAGATCGTCCCGGAAAAGTCGACGCCGATAAGGCTAAGAAGATGGGCGTCTCAAAGGATGAGCAGTATAAAGAGCTCAAAGATGGAAACGACGTTACTCTTGAGGATGGAACCGTTGTAAAATCTCAAGATATTGTTGGGCATCCACGACCAGGTGATAGTTTTGCCTATGTAACTGATACTGAATACGCGCCCAATGCTGTTAAACTGGCAATGAATACTAATATCCTTTATCACGAAGCAACTTTTGGTAAAGATTTAGACGACAAGGCTAGTGAAACCGGGCATTCATCCACTGCAGATGCGGCACGTGTAGCTACAGAAGCTCAGACAAAATTATTGGTGATTGGTCATTTTTCTGCTCGATATACCAACGCCCATGATTTATTGAAGGAAGCTCGGGAAGGTTTTTACCCTGCCTGGCTAGCAAATGAACTTCGACCGATCTTTACAGATCCAACTCACGAGCGTGGAATTATTACACCTAAAGTTGAGATTACAGAGCTGGATAATAAATCCGGTGGTGGTAAAAGCAACTATAAAGGGCGTAAGAACCACAAAAGTGGAGGGAAGAAAAATTTCCGAAGCCGAAAAGGTGGAAGTTCAAGCCGTAGCCGAAGTAGCTCACGAGACAGCCGCAGTGGTAGTTCACGGGATAGCCGAGGAAGCAGCGGATCAAGTCGCTCAGGAAGCAACAGTGGGAAAAGCGGAAATTATAAACGCAAAACATATGGAAGCAGCACCTACAGCTCCAACATTAAGAGCAAGAAAGATGACTCCGATTCATCCTCAAGTTCACCTAGAAAGATCACTCCAAGATCTTCTTATGATGACTTCGACAGATTTTAA
- a CDS encoding class 1 fructose-bisphosphatase, translating into MPNTKESRLVTLEEYIIQSQNRFPGATGELSQLLRDIGLAAKIISREVNKAGITNILGYDGSTNIHGESVKKLDLFADQQLISALDRSLITCMVISEENDGVVKLGSKGGKYIVYLDPLDGSSNIDVNVSIGSIFSVYMREARFDPTVREDDALQPGVRQVAAGYVLYGSSTTLAYTTGLGVSIFTLDPSIGEFILSDRGIKMPEHGPIYSINEGSYNSWDLGLKKYIKYCQEEDADSERPYSARYIGSMVADIHRTLIKGGIFIYPHSKKYPNGKLRLMYECNPLSFIIEQAGGMATDGQTRIMDLQPKSIHQQTPIYIGSKQNVRKVMDFLEEYAAVEQ; encoded by the coding sequence ATGCCTAATACAAAGGAATCAAGATTGGTAACCTTAGAAGAATACATCATTCAGTCCCAAAATAGGTTCCCTGGAGCTACAGGAGAACTTTCGCAGCTGCTTAGGGATATTGGCCTTGCCGCCAAGATTATCTCGCGTGAAGTAAACAAGGCAGGTATTACGAATATCTTAGGATATGATGGCTCAACAAATATACATGGTGAATCAGTAAAGAAGCTGGATCTTTTTGCAGACCAACAGCTTATTTCGGCTTTGGACCGATCGCTCATTACCTGTATGGTTATCTCTGAAGAAAATGATGGAGTTGTCAAGTTAGGAAGTAAAGGCGGGAAGTATATTGTTTACCTGGATCCTTTAGATGGGTCTTCAAATATAGATGTGAATGTTTCTATTGGGAGCATTTTTTCAGTCTATATGAGAGAAGCACGGTTCGATCCAACCGTAAGAGAAGATGATGCTCTCCAACCCGGTGTTCGGCAGGTAGCAGCGGGCTATGTATTGTATGGTTCAAGTACTACTCTGGCCTACACAACTGGACTCGGTGTTTCCATTTTTACTCTTGACCCGAGCATTGGCGAATTTATTTTGAGTGATCGCGGTATAAAAATGCCGGAACACGGACCCATTTATAGTATTAATGAGGGAAGCTACAATTCATGGGATTTAGGGCTTAAAAAGTATATTAAGTATTGTCAGGAAGAAGATGCTGATTCCGAACGACCATATTCAGCTCGTTATATCGGTTCTATGGTAGCGGATATTCACCGAACGTTGATAAAAGGGGGAATCTTTATATATCCTCACAGCAAGAAGTATCCAAACGGTAAACTTCGCCTTATGTACGAATGTAATCCGCTTAGTTTTATCATTGAACAAGCAGGGGGAATGGCAACGGATGGACAAACTCGAATTATGGATCTTCAGCCGAAGTCTATTCATCAGCAAACACCGATCTACATTGGCTCGAAGCAAAATGTCAGGAAAGTGATGGATTTCCTTGAAGAGTATGCTGCTGTAGAACAGTAG
- a CDS encoding L-aspartate oxidase, with product MPKYSYDFLVIGSGIAGLTFALKAAQHGNVALVTKKEIMEANTAYAQGGIAGVLTKHDSFDKHIADTLEAGAGLCNQDAVELVVKEGPRLIQELIDYGVQFTKKNGELDLGREGGHSENRIVHAADATGFEIESVMVNQVRNHPNIEIFEHHFAMELLTEHHLGQKVKNLDKIHCFGAYVLDEKGDEVKRMLAKVTVLASGGAGEVYLHTTNPPVATGDGIAMAYRAKARVENMEFVQFHPTSLAIPEAGSFLISEAVRGFGGILRNTAGEAFMEKYDERKELAPRDIVARAIDDQLKKRGDDYVFLDVTHLDAEAIIEEFPTIYETCLKYGLDITVNQIPVVPATHYTCGGIATDLNGQTTIDRLFACGETACTGLHGANRLASNSLLESLVFADQAYKKSIQLMDQFHLNDDIPEWDESGTANTEEWVLISHNRQELRSVMSNYVGIVRSDLRLERAQRRTELLFEETEDFYFRTKVSVPLCELRNLVCVGHLIVRSAMQRKESRGLHFNTDYPNLSDEKVTTVI from the coding sequence ATGCCGAAGTATAGCTACGATTTTCTTGTGATTGGCAGTGGTATTGCCGGGCTCACTTTCGCATTGAAAGCGGCCCAACATGGAAATGTAGCGCTTGTAACAAAAAAAGAGATCATGGAAGCCAATACGGCTTATGCTCAGGGCGGTATTGCGGGCGTACTTACCAAGCACGATTCCTTCGACAAGCATATTGCTGATACCCTTGAAGCTGGAGCGGGTTTATGCAATCAGGATGCGGTGGAGCTTGTAGTTAAAGAAGGTCCAAGGCTTATACAGGAACTGATTGATTATGGCGTTCAATTCACCAAAAAAAACGGGGAATTAGATTTAGGACGTGAAGGCGGTCATTCCGAAAACCGCATAGTTCATGCTGCCGATGCTACCGGATTTGAGATTGAATCCGTAATGGTGAACCAAGTTCGAAACCATCCAAACATTGAGATTTTTGAACACCACTTTGCCATGGAGCTTTTAACGGAGCATCATCTAGGACAAAAAGTGAAAAACCTGGATAAAATTCACTGTTTTGGAGCCTATGTATTAGACGAAAAAGGGGATGAAGTAAAACGAATGCTTGCAAAGGTAACTGTTTTGGCTTCTGGAGGAGCCGGGGAAGTTTACCTTCACACCACAAATCCACCGGTTGCTACGGGAGATGGGATTGCGATGGCTTATCGGGCAAAAGCTCGAGTTGAAAATATGGAGTTTGTTCAATTTCACCCCACCAGTTTAGCGATTCCTGAAGCAGGTTCTTTTTTGATTTCAGAAGCCGTACGTGGCTTTGGAGGGATTCTAAGGAATACTGCCGGTGAAGCCTTTATGGAGAAGTATGACGAACGTAAAGAGCTGGCACCTCGTGATATTGTTGCTCGCGCTATTGATGATCAGCTTAAAAAGCGCGGGGACGATTACGTGTTTCTGGACGTGACTCACCTTGATGCAGAAGCCATCATTGAAGAATTTCCGACTATTTATGAAACCTGCCTAAAATACGGACTGGATATTACCGTAAATCAGATTCCAGTAGTTCCAGCCACACACTACACTTGTGGTGGAATTGCCACTGATTTAAATGGTCAGACCACTATAGATCGCCTTTTTGCCTGTGGTGAAACGGCTTGTACCGGACTACATGGGGCAAATCGATTGGCTTCAAACAGCTTGTTAGAATCACTTGTCTTTGCTGACCAGGCGTATAAAAAGTCCATTCAATTAATGGATCAATTTCACCTAAATGATGATATCCCTGAGTGGGATGAGAGCGGGACGGCTAATACGGAAGAGTGGGTCTTGATCTCTCACAATCGGCAAGAGTTACGTAGTGTGATGTCTAACTATGTAGGTATAGTTCGAAGTGATTTGAGATTAGAAAGAGCTCAGCGCAGAACAGAGTTGCTTTTCGAAGAAACCGAAGATTTCTATTTTAGAACCAAGGTAAGCGTTCCACTTTGTGAATTGCGGAATCTGGTTTGCGTTGGTCATTTGATTGTGCGTTCAGCTATGCAGAGAAAAGAAAGCAGGGGGCTGCATTTTAATACGGATTATCCCAACCTATCTGATGAAAAAGTTACAACGGTAATTTAG
- a CDS encoding superoxide dismutase, with protein sequence MRIIAIQKEAEGLSKRDFVPHLRDEAQKGWDLYKEGIIREMYFRDDKPEAVLILECENVEEAEEKLASLPLVQKGLISFELIPLRPYHGYERLFV encoded by the coding sequence ATGAGAATAATTGCTATTCAAAAAGAAGCAGAGGGACTTTCTAAACGGGATTTTGTGCCTCACTTGAGAGATGAGGCTCAAAAAGGCTGGGATCTTTATAAAGAAGGTATAATTCGAGAGATGTACTTTCGTGACGACAAACCGGAAGCTGTTTTAATTTTGGAATGTGAAAATGTAGAAGAAGCCGAAGAAAAACTGGCTTCACTACCGCTTGTACAAAAGGGCTTAATCAGCTTCGAACTCATTCCACTTCGCCCATATCACGGGTACGAACGCTTGTTTGTTTAA
- a CDS encoding dephospho-CoA kinase codes for MIKVGITGGIGSGKTTFCKEWEKLGAYVLYADDFAKQLMQEDPKLQQKITKVFGDESYDSEGNLNRPYLAKEAFEKGRVEELNELVHPVLWERAEELANKKEQEGVEVFAKEAAILLQNGRPKDLDFVIIVMADQEQRIERTVERDQSGREQVVGRVEKQPDFQSLTHLADFIVLNNGTLEELKSKAHEIFDKLVQAK; via the coding sequence ATGATTAAAGTAGGCATCACCGGCGGAATTGGTTCCGGCAAAACAACTTTCTGCAAAGAATGGGAAAAGCTAGGTGCTTACGTTTTGTATGCTGATGACTTCGCAAAACAGCTTATGCAGGAAGACCCTAAACTTCAGCAAAAAATAACGAAGGTATTTGGGGATGAATCCTATGACTCTGAAGGGAATCTGAATCGGCCCTATCTGGCTAAAGAGGCCTTCGAAAAAGGAAGAGTAGAAGAGTTAAATGAACTGGTTCATCCTGTACTTTGGGAACGCGCTGAAGAACTTGCTAATAAGAAAGAGCAAGAAGGAGTAGAAGTATTTGCCAAAGAAGCAGCGATACTACTTCAAAACGGTCGCCCAAAGGATTTGGACTTTGTTATAATTGTGATGGCTGATCAGGAACAGCGAATAGAGCGGACGGTAGAACGAGATCAATCGGGCAGAGAACAAGTAGTAGGGCGAGTGGAGAAGCAGCCAGATTTCCAGTCCCTGACCCATTTAGCTGATTTTATAGTACTCAATAATGGAACCCTTGAGGAGTTGAAAAGCAAAGCTCATGAGATATTTGATAAGCTCGTGCAGGCTAAGTGA
- a CDS encoding DNA-binding response regulator, with the protein MNTNKLTVIKVGIIEDNEYMREGWETFIDHEKDLTVIGTFGSCEEAFESEQINKIDLAIMDIGLPGMTGIEGVKYMREHHPDVNIIMATVHDDDDHIFDALKAGAVGYLMKKVTPDELVHAIRDAQNGGSPITPNIARKVIATFQRAADLEEELSDRELQILEQLATGRSYAAIGKKIFLSVDGVRHHIRNIYQKLEVHSRSEAIAKGISKKLINPGTN; encoded by the coding sequence ATTAATACAAATAAGCTTACCGTGATAAAAGTTGGAATAATTGAAGACAATGAATACATGCGAGAGGGATGGGAAACGTTTATTGATCATGAAAAAGACTTAACGGTTATAGGAACTTTTGGATCGTGTGAAGAGGCCTTTGAATCTGAACAAATCAATAAGATTGATTTGGCAATTATGGATATTGGCTTGCCTGGAATGACAGGCATCGAGGGTGTAAAATACATGCGGGAGCATCATCCCGATGTTAACATTATAATGGCTACTGTACATGACGATGATGACCACATCTTTGACGCGCTAAAAGCAGGAGCTGTTGGCTACCTGATGAAAAAAGTTACTCCTGATGAACTAGTACACGCTATTCGTGATGCCCAAAACGGAGGCTCACCCATTACACCTAATATAGCACGGAAGGTTATTGCTACTTTCCAAAGAGCCGCAGATTTAGAAGAAGAACTTTCCGATAGAGAGCTCCAGATTTTAGAACAGCTTGCAACAGGCCGATCATATGCTGCAATAGGGAAGAAGATATTTTTATCGGTTGATGGAGTTCGCCACCATATCCGCAATATCTATCAAAAACTGGAAGTTCATTCACGCTCTGAAGCAATTGCAAAAGGCATCAGCAAAAAGTTAATTAATCCTGGTACGAATTAG